A genome region from Gossypium hirsutum isolate 1008001.06 chromosome A04, Gossypium_hirsutum_v2.1, whole genome shotgun sequence includes the following:
- the LOC107893609 gene encoding acetylserotonin O-methyltransferase produces MGDKEMGDKEVTIKEEARAEIKIWNYVFGYAKIAAVKCTIELGIADVIENYGSPMPLSELATALRCEPSRLHRIMRLMVHDRIFKQEPINQHTVGFSSTPLSRRLIKGGEKSMAAFILLMSGPTCLAPWHSLSARVLETGNNISPFEVANGKDLWSYTEANPDFRELLNNSMGCKARLTVQATIEGCPEVFDGVESLVDVGGGNGTALSLFVKAFPWIRGINFDLPHVVAVAEKSDGIENVGGDMFMSIPKADAAFLMWVLHDWDDEECIKILKKCREAIPEDKGKVIIVEAVLEEDKEGDELGVARLMLDTAMMVITNKGRERTLKEWSYVLRQSGFKRFNVKPIRAVETVIETVIEAYP; encoded by the exons atggGAGATAAGGAAATGGGAGATAAGGAAGTGACAATAAAGGAAGAAGCTAGAGCTGAAATAAAAATTTGGAATTATGTGTTCGGATATGCTAAAATAGCTGCCGTTAAATGTACCATTGAGCTTGGGATTGCCGATGTTATTGAAAACTATGGAAGCCCTATGCCACTATCCGAGCTAGCCACTGCCCTCCGATGCGAACCGTCGCGTCTTCATCGCATTATGAGGCTCATGGTCCACGACCGAATATTCAAACAGGAACCCATCAACCAACACACTGTAGGCTTCTCATCGACGCCACTGTCTCGTCGTTTGATAAAAGGTGGAGAAAAATCCATGGCTGCTTTCATATTGCTCATGTCCGGCCCTACTTGCTTAGCACCCTGGCATAGTCTTAGTGCTCGAGTCCTTGAAACCGGCAATAATATCTCACCATTTGAAGTAGCAAATGGGAAAGATCTATGGAGCTACACCGAGGCGAACCCCGACTTTAGAGAACTCCTTAACAACTCCATGGGTTGCAAAGCTAGACTGACGGTGCAGGCGACAATCGAAGGATGTCCCGAAGTGTTCGACGGAGTCGAAAGCCTGGTCGATGTCGGTGGTGGTAACGGGACTGCTTTGAGCCTTTTCGTCAAGGCATTCCCATGGATTCGAGGCATCAACTTTGATCTCCCTCATGTCGTCGCCGTTGCAGAAAAATCCGATGGCATTGAAAACGTAGGAGGAGACATGTTCATGTCTATCCCAAAGGCCGACGCAGCGTTTCTCATG TGGGTATTGCATGATTGGGACGACGAGGAATGcattaaaatcctaaaaaaatGTCGAGAAGCCATTCCAGAAGATAAAGGGAAGGTTATAATCGTTGAAGCAGTTCTTGAAGAAGATAAAGAAGGCGATGAGCTAGGTGTCGCAAGGTTGATGCTAGACACGGCGATGATGGTTATTACAAATAAAGGGAGAGAGAGGACCTTAAAGGAATGGAGCTATGTTCTTCGACAATCTGGTTTTAAACGATTCAACGTTAAACCTATACGTGCAGTTGAAACTGTCATCGAAACTGTCATCGAAGCTTAtccttag